One Monomorium pharaonis isolate MP-MQ-018 chromosome 4, ASM1337386v2, whole genome shotgun sequence DNA segment encodes these proteins:
- the LOC118645353 gene encoding histone H3.3 has protein sequence VLPFQRLVREIAQDFKTDLRFQSSAVMALQEASEAYLVGLFEDTNLCAIHAKRVTIMPKDIQLARRIRGERA, from the coding sequence GTACTGCCGTTCCAACGTCTTGTTCGTGAAATTGCTCAAGACTTTAAGACTGACCTTCGTTTCCAAAGCTCTGCTGTTATGGCATTGCAGGAGGCTAGCGAAGCATATCTTGTTGGTCTATTTGAAGATACTAATCTCTGCGCTATTCATGCCAAGCGAGTCACTATCATGCCTAAGGATATTCAACTGGCACGTCGTATTCGTGGAGAACGagcttaa